Proteins from a genomic interval of Erwinia sp. SLM-02:
- a CDS encoding GMC family oxidoreductase — protein sequence MAIKKEPVDIVIVGFGWTGSLMAKELADTGLKILALERGEARDTWPDFAYPRITDELTYGIRLKLFQDPAKETVTVRHTSSQTALPYRRFGSFLPGNGVGGAGVHWNGMLWRPLHADLKMRSTVIEKYGADFIPADMTVQDYPFSYDEMEPFFDKFEKICGTAGQAGNLNGTRIEGGNPFECARRNPYPTKPLKQQYSGMLFSKAAKELGYHPFPVPAANCSEPWTNPYGVQLGVCNYCGFCERYGCFTYAKASPQSCVHPALKAYSNIEVRTQSQVLRVNTDASGRKATGVTYVDASGQEVEQPADLVVLSAFQLHNVRLLLLSKIGKPYDPVSGEGVVGRNYAYQMNGGISLFFNKETFFNPFAATGTTGMFIDEFNAENFDHSALGFIGGSTISATITGGRPIQQMTTPRDAPSWGTGWKKAIKESYLHTMNVSASGSVMPYRQCYLDLDPTYRDLHGQPLLRMTFDWQANELKMTHFIGGKAEGIVRQINPDRYDMGFMGKDAHYDVRPYQSTHTTGGAVMGDNPKTSVVNKYLQSWDVPNVFVLGACCFPQNQAYNPTGIVGATALFAAEAIRTQYLANPGPLVQV from the coding sequence ATGGCGATAAAAAAAGAGCCTGTGGATATTGTTATCGTCGGATTCGGCTGGACCGGGTCGCTGATGGCAAAAGAACTGGCGGACACCGGCCTGAAAATTCTGGCGCTGGAGCGGGGTGAAGCGCGGGATACCTGGCCTGATTTTGCCTATCCGCGAATTACCGACGAGCTGACCTACGGTATTCGCCTCAAGCTGTTCCAGGATCCGGCGAAAGAGACGGTGACCGTTCGCCATACCTCGTCGCAAACGGCATTGCCCTACCGCCGTTTCGGGTCTTTTTTGCCCGGCAACGGCGTGGGCGGCGCGGGCGTGCACTGGAACGGCATGCTGTGGCGTCCGCTGCATGCGGATTTAAAAATGCGCAGCACGGTGATTGAGAAGTACGGGGCGGATTTTATCCCTGCGGATATGACCGTGCAGGATTACCCGTTCAGCTATGACGAGATGGAGCCGTTTTTCGACAAGTTTGAAAAAATCTGCGGTACGGCGGGCCAGGCCGGTAACCTGAACGGGACGCGTATTGAGGGCGGGAATCCCTTCGAATGCGCGCGGCGCAACCCGTATCCCACCAAACCGCTCAAGCAGCAGTATTCGGGCATGCTGTTCAGCAAAGCCGCTAAAGAACTGGGCTATCATCCGTTTCCGGTTCCCGCGGCCAACTGTAGCGAACCCTGGACGAACCCCTACGGCGTGCAGCTCGGCGTGTGTAACTACTGTGGTTTCTGTGAAAGATACGGCTGCTTTACCTACGCGAAAGCCTCGCCGCAGTCGTGCGTTCATCCGGCCCTGAAGGCGTACAGCAACATCGAGGTGCGAACGCAGTCGCAGGTGCTGCGGGTGAATACCGACGCCAGCGGCAGAAAAGCCACCGGCGTGACCTACGTGGATGCCAGCGGCCAGGAAGTTGAGCAGCCGGCCGATCTCGTGGTGCTGAGCGCCTTCCAGCTGCATAACGTGCGCCTGCTGCTGCTGTCGAAAATCGGCAAGCCCTACGATCCGGTCAGCGGTGAAGGCGTGGTGGGACGGAACTATGCCTATCAGATGAACGGCGGGATCTCGCTGTTTTTCAATAAAGAGACGTTCTTCAACCCGTTTGCCGCCACCGGCACCACCGGGATGTTTATCGACGAATTCAACGCCGAAAACTTCGACCATTCCGCTCTGGGCTTTATCGGGGGATCGACGATTTCTGCGACGATCACCGGCGGGCGCCCCATCCAGCAAATGACCACTCCACGCGATGCACCTTCGTGGGGGACTGGCTGGAAAAAAGCCATCAAAGAGAGCTACCTGCATACGATGAACGTCAGTGCGTCCGGCTCGGTGATGCCCTACAGGCAGTGCTATCTCGACCTCGATCCCACTTACAGGGATCTGCACGGGCAGCCGCTGCTGCGCATGACCTTCGACTGGCAGGCAAACGAGCTGAAAATGACCCATTTCATCGGCGGCAAGGCGGAGGGCATCGTCCGGCAAATCAACCCCGACCGCTACGACATGGGCTTTATGGGGAAGGATGCGCACTATGATGTTCGCCCGTATCAGTCCACGCACACTACCGGCGGGGCGGTGATGGGCGATAACCCGAAAACCAGCGTGGTCAACAAATACCTGCAAAGCTGGGACGTACCGAACGTCTTTGTACTGGGCGCCTGCTGTTTCCCGCAGAATCAGGCCTACAACCCGACGGGGATCGTCGGTGCCACCGCGCTGTTTGCCGCCGAGGCAATCCGCACGCAGTATCTGGCAAATCCTGGACCGCTGGTTCAGGTCTGA
- a CDS encoding c-type cytochrome, which yields MKIQGTMRLSLLALALISAQASSQPTGEGQELVAAGDCIACHTKPGGKPFAGGLKMSTPVGDIYSTNITPDRQTGIGNYSYEDFAKALRRGVAKDGHNLYPAMPYTSFSKISDEDIRLLYDYFMHQVAPVSQRNQDTDITWPLNMRWPLSVWNLLFHDGDVYRADGGQSAQWNRGAYLVQGLGHCGSCHTPRGIGFEEKALDQHDGAFLTGGTLEGWHAPDLTGNVRVGLGRWSEQDIAAFLKTGHTRSSAAFGLMSEVVTRSTQHMSEPDLQAVAVYLKSLASSDPQAAAPKADTTTADALIRGEVSRPGAQAYMDNCAACHRLDGQGYAATFPALAHNPVVLSEDPSSLISMVLLGGKTPVTKRAITGLTMPGFAWRLDDRQVSDLLSFVRSGWGNNAPAVSSGEVKAVREKLPQPAEGGRVEGQ from the coding sequence ATGAAGATTCAAGGAACCATGCGGCTTTCTCTGCTGGCGCTGGCGTTAATTTCGGCCCAGGCCAGCAGTCAGCCTACCGGTGAAGGGCAGGAGCTGGTGGCGGCAGGGGACTGTATCGCCTGCCACACGAAGCCGGGCGGCAAGCCCTTTGCGGGCGGGCTGAAAATGTCGACCCCGGTAGGGGATATCTATTCCACGAATATTACGCCGGACAGGCAGACCGGCATAGGGAACTACAGCTATGAGGATTTTGCGAAAGCCCTGCGCAGGGGCGTGGCGAAAGACGGGCATAACCTGTATCCGGCGATGCCCTACACCTCGTTTTCAAAGATCTCCGATGAGGATATCCGCTTGCTGTATGACTACTTCATGCACCAGGTGGCCCCGGTAAGCCAGCGGAATCAGGACACGGATATTACGTGGCCGCTGAATATGCGCTGGCCGCTGTCGGTGTGGAATCTGCTGTTCCACGACGGGGACGTTTACCGGGCCGACGGGGGCCAGAGTGCGCAGTGGAATCGCGGGGCATATCTGGTACAGGGGCTGGGCCACTGCGGATCCTGCCATACGCCGCGCGGTATAGGCTTTGAGGAAAAGGCGCTCGATCAGCACGACGGCGCGTTTCTGACCGGGGGAACGCTGGAGGGCTGGCACGCGCCGGATCTGACCGGCAATGTTCGGGTCGGCCTGGGGCGTTGGTCAGAGCAGGATATTGCCGCGTTTCTGAAAACCGGGCACACCCGCAGCAGCGCGGCGTTCGGCCTGATGAGCGAGGTGGTGACCCGCAGCACCCAGCATATGAGCGAACCGGATCTGCAGGCGGTGGCGGTGTATCTTAAGTCGCTGGCATCCTCCGATCCGCAGGCGGCTGCGCCGAAAGCGGATACCACCACCGCAGACGCCCTGATCCGGGGAGAGGTAAGCCGCCCGGGCGCGCAGGCGTATATGGATAACTGTGCTGCCTGCCATCGCCTTGATGGCCAGGGCTATGCCGCGACCTTCCCGGCGCTGGCGCATAATCCGGTGGTGCTAAGCGAGGATCCATCATCGTTGATTAGCATGGTGCTGCTCGGCGGGAAAACGCCGGTGACGAAGAGGGCGATAACTGGCCTGACGATGCCCGGCTTTGCGTGGCGGCTGGACGATCGGCAGGTATCGGATCTGCTGAGCTTCGTGCGTAGCGGATGGGGCAACAATGCGCCTGCCGTCAGCAGCGGGGAGGTGAAGGCCGTTCGTGAAAAGCTGCCGCAGCCCGCTGAAGGGGGCAGGGTAGAAGGGCAGTAG
- a CDS encoding DUF2543 family protein, translating to MSNNIPLKYYDIAEEYSEETALKVSEAELDPLAHYFQLLLTRLTNNEEISEEAQAEMAAEAGIKAERIDDIANFLNQWGNE from the coding sequence ATGAGCAATAACATCCCTCTGAAATACTATGACATCGCTGAAGAATATTCCGAGGAAACCGCGCTGAAGGTGAGCGAGGCAGAGCTGGATCCTCTGGCGCATTACTTCCAGCTGCTGCTTACCCGCCTGACGAATAATGAAGAGATCAGCGAGGAAGCGCAGGCTGAGATGGCCGCTGAAGCCGGCATCAAGGCGGAGCGCATTGACGACATCGCCAACTTCCTCAATCAGTGGGGCAACGAGTAA
- a CDS encoding cold-shock protein yields the protein MAMNGTITTWFKDKGFGFIKDENGDNRYFHVIKVANPDLIKKDAAVTFEPTTNNKGLSAYSVKVAPESKYIFIAGERLKLTSIKSYLVYSEEVPVETRIDKEHVVLSVGALMSSIKPKATANPDEVRSMKKLAITTFQGTTLIFSEDEIDVDATVKLLKI from the coding sequence ATGGCGATGAACGGAACGATCACAACCTGGTTTAAAGACAAGGGTTTTGGATTTATCAAAGATGAAAACGGGGATAACCGTTATTTTCATGTGATTAAGGTCGCCAACCCTGATCTGATCAAGAAAGACGCGGCGGTGACCTTCGAACCGACCACCAATAACAAAGGGTTATCCGCCTACAGTGTGAAAGTCGCTCCGGAGAGCAAATACATCTTTATCGCCGGGGAGCGCCTCAAGCTCACCTCGATCAAATCTTATCTGGTTTACAGTGAAGAAGTGCCTGTCGAAACGCGCATTGATAAAGAACACGTAGTGCTGTCCGTGGGGGCGCTGATGAGCAGCATCAAGCCGAAAGCCACCGCAAATCCGGATGAAGTGCGCTCAATGAAGAAACTGGCGATCACCACTTTCCAGGGAACCACGCTCATCTTCTCCGAAGATGAAATTGACGTGGATGCCACGGTAAAACTGCTTAAGATCTGA